The following are encoded together in the Triticum dicoccoides isolate Atlit2015 ecotype Zavitan chromosome 6B, WEW_v2.0, whole genome shotgun sequence genome:
- the LOC119324558 gene encoding uncharacterized protein LOC119324558 gives MKGGMRRILNLGLYDGRRHLYSLRRLDLLKINFFHPTAEQVAAHGKVLPTVLTPAEANTTRISGTNLAAAAAAAPKIDPPKTELVIRPPQLDYSMWNHHTVHFLPTASESKVVIADRGNRMLRFDVVDGTRCIDTLPWLNGPKVMPMAISVPPTDVHIHDGEDTGDLYIIDGLLYPHMAEERPQFEALVWRVIRPTRHRFWHCDILPLPPWITHRKRAFVHSHALVGDTICFSISGTEGASTYRSSNSAGVEGAGTYCFHIETREWSKAGDWLMPFHGKADYVPELGLWFGISSQGNLPCAADLSGVVTGEEPSPEKMRIWARDDLPDEWQPDILFRSKVASLGSGRFILMDMLGTIASASRKEFTLFTGIEVAFSNGSKGKGNSGTDGSGNESGSGDDSENGGKGKAGTMCGLRMIKHKSGRYMYNRQLEIQAVF, from the coding sequence ATGAAGGGCGGCATGCGGCGGATCCTAAACCTTGGGTTGTATGACGGCCGCAGGCACCTGTATTCGCTCCGGCGCTTGGACCTCCTCAAGATTAATTTTTTTCACCCCACGGCAGAACAAGTGGCCGCGCATGGCAAGGTGTTGCCAACAGTACTGACGCCCGCCGAGGCCAACACGACAAGGATCTCCGGCACTaatttggcggcggcggcggcggcggcgcccaagATTGATCCTCCAAAGACCGAGCTGGTCATAAGGCCGCCGCAGCTCGACTACTCCATGTGGAACCATCACACCGTTCATTTCTTGCCCACCGCCTCGGAGAGCAAGGTCGTCATTGCCGACCGCGGGAACCGCATGCTGCGCTTCGACGTCGTCGATGGCACCCGCTGCATCGATACGCTGCCATGGCTCAACGGACCCAAGGTGATGCCGATGGCCATCTCCGTCCCTCCAACGGATGTACACATCCATGACGGCGAAGACACCGGCGACCTCTACATCATCGATGGCCTCCTCTACCCGCACATGGCGGAGGAGCGGCCGCAGTTCGAGGCCCTGGTGTGGAGGGTGATCCGCCCGACCCGTCACAGGTTCTGGCACTGCGACATCCTCCCGCTGCCGCCGTGGATCACCCACCGCAAGCGCGCCTTCGTCCACAGCCACGCCCTCGTCGGCGACACCATCTGCTTCTCCATCTCTGGCACTGAGGGTGCCAGCACCTACCGCTCCTCCAACTCTGCAGGCGTCGAGGGTGCCGGCACCTACTGCTTCCACATTGAGACTCGTGAGTGGAGCAAAGCTGGCGACTGGCTCATGCCCTTCCATGGCAAGGCGGATTACGTCCCCGAGCTTGGTCTCTGGTTTGGCATCTCTTCGCAAGGCAACCTcccctgcgctgctgacctctcggGCGTTGTCACAGGGGAGGAGCCGTCGCCAGAGAAGATGCGGATCTGGGCTCGTGATGACCTGCCAGACGAGTGGCAGCCCGACATTTTGTTCAGGTCCAAGGTCGCGAGTCTCGGTTCTGGCAGGTTCATCCTCATGGACATGTTGGGTACCATTGCATCTGCATCTCGCAAGGAATTTACCCTCTTCACTGGTATTGAGGTAGCGTTCAGCAATGGCAGCAAAGGCAAAGGCAACAGTGGCACCGATGGCTCCGGCAACGAGAGTGGCTCTGGTGACGACAGCGAGAATGGCGGCAAAGGCAAAGCAGGGACAATGTGTGGCCTCCGTATGATCAAGCACAAATCCGGTCGTTACATGTATAACAGGCAATTAGAGATCCAGGCGGTGTTCTGA